One window from the genome of Clupea harengus chromosome 19, Ch_v2.0.2, whole genome shotgun sequence encodes:
- the rbm48 gene encoding RNA-binding protein 48 → MATSMQVSVWDTPKVYKHHEQRPVCHTRPKYRDGRRPKAVKVYTINLESRYLLVQGVQAIGVMTELVQLLALYGAIEEYRVLDEYPAEEFTEVYLFKFQKLTSARAAKRNTDEKSFYGGLLHVCYAPEYETVEDTRQKLQDRRRYVNRVAQSKEKAYEPKSEERTSRTTRPWDTCEEHIPENVPKGKSSTYRDNYQGFPLLPSPPQEKLFCQPSYSGQLQQGSTLPAEDKMGSLHHYVDPTKDPKLQTAMIQRDREKNSRVTRDTTSHARFVPRPALLDSRKRKAEETISQSSRVNSDEGGCVIGPQLPEKPKMDLEDASLNITANIIRSTMEKIASVPEPKPPVATAKPRRRI, encoded by the exons ATGGCGACCTCCATGCAGGTTTCAGTTTGGGACACTCCGAAAGTCTATAAACACCATGAACAGCGACCTGTTTGTCACACACGACCAAAGtacagagatggaaggagaccTAAGGCTGTCAAG GTTTACACTATCAATCTTGAATCCCGTTATTTGCTGGTGCAAGGGGTGCAAGCGATTGGAGTAATGACAGAGTTGGTGCAGCTCCTCGCGCTATATGGAGCTATAGAAGAATACCGTGTGCTTGACGAATATCCTGCCGAAGAGTTCACTGAAGTGTACCTCTTCAAATTTCAAAAACTGACAAGTGCGAG GGCAGCTAAACGAAACACGGACGAGAAGAGCTTTTATGGAGGGTTGTTACACGTGTGTTACGCTCCTGAGTATGAGACTGTGGAGGACACCAGGCAGAAATTACAGGACAGAAGGAGATACGTGAACAGAGTGGCCCAAAGCAAAG aaaaagcATACGAGCCAAAAAGTGAGGAAAGAACATCAAGAACAACACGTCCATGGgatacatgtgaagagcatatACCAGAGAATGTTCCAAAGGGGAAGAGTTCAACCTACAGAGACAATTACCAGGGCTTTCCTTTGCTGCCTTCGCCTCCTCAAGAGAAGCTGTTTTGCCAACCTTCATATTCTGGTCAGTTACAGCAGGGAAGTACCTTACCCGCTGAGGACAAAATGGGCTCTTTGCACCACTACGTCGATCCCACCAAAGACCCTAAGCTCCAAACAGCTATGattcaaagagacagagaaaagaataGCCGGGTGACCAGGGACACTACTTCACATGCACGATTTGTTCCAAGACCTGCTCTCTTAGACAGTAGAAAACGTAAAGCAGAGGAGACAATCAGTCAGTCATCAAGAGTTAACAGTGATGAAGGTGGATGTGTAATTGGACCACAGTTACCAGAAAAGCCAAAGATGGATTTAGAAGATGCCTCATTAAATATCACAGCTAACATAATAAGGAGCACGATGGAAAAG ATTGCCTCAGTTCCAGAACCAAAGCCCCCAGTGGCCACTGCTAAACCAAGGCGAAGAATCTAA
- the efcab1 gene encoding EF-hand calcium-binding domain-containing protein 1, giving the protein MSEMSAMNRKLIQNLAETLSRQVKHFNKTEAECLIRLFNGLLGDQTDKRVGNGLDRGKFRNILHKTFGMTDDMIMDRVFRAFDKDNDSYVAVKEWIEGLSVFLRGTLDEKIKYCFDVYDLNGDGYISREEMFHMLKNSLIRQPTEEDPDEGIKDLVEITLKKMDHDHDGRLSYADFEKAVREENLLLEAFGTCLPDAKSIQAFEQHAFQEPLES; this is encoded by the exons ATGTCGGAAATGTCGGCCATGAACAGAAAATTGATTCAGAATCTCGCTGAAACCCTTTCCAGACAGGTGAAACACT TTAACAAGACAGAGGCAGAATGCCTGATCCGTCTCTTTAATGGCCTGCTTGGAGACCAAACAGACAAGCGGGTAGGAAATGGACTGGACCGAGGCAAATTCAGGAATATACTCCACAAAACATTTGGCATGACTGACGATATGATCATGGATAGAG TCTTTCGCGCATTTGACAAGGACAATGACAGTTACGTTGCTGTCAAGGAGTGGATCGAGGGATTGTCTGTCTTTCTACGTGGCACCCTggatgaaaaaataaaat ACTGCTTTGATGTTTATGATCTTAATGGGGATGGATACATTTCACGCGAGGAGATGTTCCACATGCTGAAAAACAGCTTAATTAGACAACCGACAGAGGAAGACCCTGATGAAGGAATTAAGGACCTAGTAGAGATCACTTTGAAGAAAATG GACCATGACCATGATGGCAGGCTTTCCTATGCAGACTTTGAGAAGGCAGTGAGAGAAGAAAACCTACTCCTAGAGGCTTTTGGAACATGTCTCCCAGATGCGAAG agTATACAGGCATTTGAGCAACATGCATTCCAAGAACCACTTGAAAGCTGA
- the grn1 gene encoding granulin 1 isoform X1: protein MTPRSSCCESKMLACLVLASLCVGWVSATVVCPNGHVCSVMNTCCLAKEGYGCCIYPSAVCCSDLLHCCPAGYYCNAESQLCVRDSLPWYRLPWLKNTPAKEPETTPFQLSLPRSDGSTSQESSSDVSVVLCDNGHVCPDGTTCCRNPYGTWSCCHAAKYTLDLCCLSEVGCCQLGFHCDRELKACVRDSAPPVPRATVEQAPGDGSLALEGVIRCDGHFYCPAGNSCCKAPTGDWGCCPYPLGQCCLDGKHCCEFDWTCDSNSTNCVKGDTSIPSATRREIQRL, encoded by the exons ATGACACCACGGTCTAGCTGCTGTGAAAGTAAG ATGTTGGCCTGTCTTGTGCTGGCTTCCCTCTGTGTAGGGTGGGTCTCTGCCACAGTCGTCTGTCCCAATGGGCACGTGTGTTCGGTTATGAACACCTGCTGCCTGGCTAAGGAAGGATATGGCTGTTGTATCTATCCCTCG GCTGTCTGTTGTTCCGACCTGCTGCACTGTTGCCCAGCTGGCTACTATTGCAATGCTGAGTCCcagttgtgtgtgagggacagccTGCCATGGTACAGACTGCCGTGGCTCAAGAACACGCCTGCCAAGGAACCCGAGACCACTCCCTTCCAGCTCTCCCTTCCTAGATCTGATGGCAGCACCAGTCAGGAGAGCTCTTCAGACGTGTCTGTGGTGCTCTGTGACAATGGCCATGTCTGCCCTGATGGTACAACGTGTTGCAGAAACCCTTATGGTACCTGGTCCTGCTGCCATGCTGCCAAGTACACACTT GACCTGTGCTGTCTCAGTGAAGTAGGCTGCTGCCAGCTGGGATTCCACTGTGACAGAGAGCTGAAGGCTTGTGTGAGAGACTCGGCCCCACCTGTACCCCGGGCCACAGTGGAGCAGGCCCCTGGAGATGGCAGCCTGGCCCTGGAAGGGGTCATACGCTGTGACGGACATTTCTACTGCCCCGCTGGCAACTCCTGCTGCAAAGCACCCACCGGTGACTGGGGATGCTGCCCATACCCACTG GGCCAATGCTGCCTGGATGGCAAGCACTGCTGTGAGTTCGATTGGACCTGTGACTCAAACTCTACGAACTGTGTGAAGGGAGACACCTCCATCCCTTCAGCTACCAGGAGGGAGATACAACGACTGTGA
- the grn1 gene encoding granulin 1 isoform X2 has protein sequence MLACLVLASLCVGWVSATVVCPNGHVCSVMNTCCLAKEGYGCCIYPSAVCCSDLLHCCPAGYYCNAESQLCVRDSLPWYRLPWLKNTPAKEPETTPFQLSLPRSDGSTSQESSSDVSVVLCDNGHVCPDGTTCCRNPYGTWSCCHAAKYTLDLCCLSEVGCCQLGFHCDRELKACVRDSAPPVPRATVEQAPGDGSLALEGVIRCDGHFYCPAGNSCCKAPTGDWGCCPYPLGQCCLDGKHCCEFDWTCDSNSTNCVKGDTSIPSATRREIQRL, from the exons ATGTTGGCCTGTCTTGTGCTGGCTTCCCTCTGTGTAGGGTGGGTCTCTGCCACAGTCGTCTGTCCCAATGGGCACGTGTGTTCGGTTATGAACACCTGCTGCCTGGCTAAGGAAGGATATGGCTGTTGTATCTATCCCTCG GCTGTCTGTTGTTCCGACCTGCTGCACTGTTGCCCAGCTGGCTACTATTGCAATGCTGAGTCCcagttgtgtgtgagggacagccTGCCATGGTACAGACTGCCGTGGCTCAAGAACACGCCTGCCAAGGAACCCGAGACCACTCCCTTCCAGCTCTCCCTTCCTAGATCTGATGGCAGCACCAGTCAGGAGAGCTCTTCAGACGTGTCTGTGGTGCTCTGTGACAATGGCCATGTCTGCCCTGATGGTACAACGTGTTGCAGAAACCCTTATGGTACCTGGTCCTGCTGCCATGCTGCCAAGTACACACTT GACCTGTGCTGTCTCAGTGAAGTAGGCTGCTGCCAGCTGGGATTCCACTGTGACAGAGAGCTGAAGGCTTGTGTGAGAGACTCGGCCCCACCTGTACCCCGGGCCACAGTGGAGCAGGCCCCTGGAGATGGCAGCCTGGCCCTGGAAGGGGTCATACGCTGTGACGGACATTTCTACTGCCCCGCTGGCAACTCCTGCTGCAAAGCACCCACCGGTGACTGGGGATGCTGCCCATACCCACTG GGCCAATGCTGCCTGGATGGCAAGCACTGCTGTGAGTTCGATTGGACCTGTGACTCAAACTCTACGAACTGTGTGAAGGGAGACACCTCCATCCCTTCAGCTACCAGGAGGGAGATACAACGACTGTGA